Proteins encoded in a region of the Streptomyces sp. NBC_00258 genome:
- a CDS encoding bifunctional salicylyl-CoA 5-hydroxylase/oxidoreductase, with protein MKIAIVGGGPGGLYFAALMKQLDPAHEITVWERNAPDDTFGFGVVFSDETLGGIENADPEFADAMARRFARWTDIDIHYRGRSHTVGGQGFAAMSRKDLLRLLQERCRRLGVSVRYSTLAPPVDDLSASYDLVVGADGLNSQVRAARADVFRPSLDRRHNRYMWLGTDRVFEAFQFFVRQTEWGTMQVHGYPYSESGSTFIVEMHEDVWRRAGFDDTEETEFPPGASDERAVERVRGLFAEELAGHRVFANNSKWLAFTTVRNERWHHGNLVLVGDAAHTAHFSIGSGTKLAMEDSLALAACLHEHPDIERALTAYEAERRPVVESTQRAAQASLEWFENIGMYVHQEPTQFCFNLLTRSRRITYDNLRTRDQEFADRVDAAFAKSQGLDEITPAMFQPFRLGELELKNRVIVSPMDMYSAVDGVPGDFHLVHLGSKAMGGAGLVMTEMVCVSPDARITPGCTGLWTEEQRDSWARIVSFVHDRSTARIGLQLGHSGRKGSTRLMWEGMDDPLPDGNWETVGPSPLSYGPGSAVPREVTRADMDRITADFVAAARRGAGAGFDLLELHCAHGYLLSSFLSPVANHRTDEYGGSLQNRLRFPLEVFDAVRAVWPAERPMIVRISATDWVPDGNTEHDAVGIARAFVAHGADAIDVSSGQVTRDEAPAYGRSYQTPFADRIRHEVTAATGTAVIAVGAIASYDDVNSILLAGRADLCALGRTHLYDPHWTLHAAAEQEYRGAATQWPVQYGAGSRKPPTSRTDAVRPRLSLLRADDPAGQNVHLRWTPPREPATVT; from the coding sequence GTGAAGATCGCGATCGTTGGCGGTGGCCCCGGCGGCCTCTACTTCGCAGCTCTCATGAAGCAGCTCGACCCGGCCCACGAGATCACCGTCTGGGAGCGCAACGCCCCCGACGACACGTTCGGCTTCGGTGTCGTCTTCTCCGACGAGACGCTCGGCGGCATCGAGAACGCCGACCCGGAGTTCGCCGACGCCATGGCGCGGCGGTTCGCCCGCTGGACCGACATCGACATCCACTACCGGGGCCGCAGCCACACCGTCGGCGGTCAGGGCTTCGCCGCGATGAGCCGCAAGGACCTGCTCCGGCTTCTGCAGGAACGTTGCCGCAGGCTCGGTGTCTCCGTGCGCTACTCGACGCTCGCCCCTCCGGTGGACGACCTGAGTGCCTCGTACGACCTGGTGGTGGGGGCCGACGGTCTCAACTCCCAGGTCCGGGCTGCCCGCGCGGACGTCTTCCGCCCCTCGCTGGACCGGCGGCACAACAGATACATGTGGCTCGGCACGGACCGGGTCTTCGAGGCCTTCCAGTTCTTCGTCAGGCAGACGGAGTGGGGGACCATGCAGGTCCACGGTTACCCCTACTCCGAGTCGGGCTCCACCTTCATCGTCGAGATGCACGAGGACGTCTGGCGGCGGGCCGGCTTCGACGACACCGAGGAGACCGAGTTCCCGCCGGGCGCCTCCGACGAGCGGGCCGTGGAGCGCGTCCGCGGACTCTTCGCCGAGGAACTCGCCGGCCACCGGGTGTTCGCCAACAACTCGAAGTGGCTGGCCTTCACCACCGTACGCAACGAGCGCTGGCATCACGGCAACCTCGTCCTCGTCGGTGACGCCGCCCACACCGCGCACTTCTCGATCGGGTCGGGCACCAAGCTGGCCATGGAGGACTCCCTCGCCCTCGCCGCCTGTCTGCACGAACACCCGGACATCGAGAGGGCGTTGACGGCGTACGAGGCGGAGCGGCGACCCGTCGTCGAGTCCACGCAGCGGGCCGCGCAGGCCTCGCTGGAGTGGTTCGAGAACATCGGCATGTACGTCCACCAGGAGCCGACCCAGTTCTGCTTCAACCTGCTGACCCGCTCGCGCCGCATCACCTACGACAACCTCCGCACCCGCGACCAGGAGTTCGCCGACCGCGTCGACGCCGCCTTCGCCAAGTCACAGGGCCTGGACGAGATCACGCCGGCGATGTTCCAGCCGTTCCGGCTCGGGGAGCTGGAGCTGAAGAACCGGGTGATCGTGTCCCCGATGGACATGTACTCGGCCGTCGACGGCGTGCCCGGCGACTTCCATCTCGTCCACCTCGGCTCCAAGGCCATGGGCGGGGCCGGACTGGTGATGACGGAGATGGTCTGCGTCTCTCCCGACGCCCGCATCACCCCCGGCTGCACGGGGCTGTGGACCGAGGAACAGCGTGACTCCTGGGCGCGGATCGTGTCCTTCGTCCACGACCGCAGCACCGCCCGCATCGGCCTCCAGCTCGGCCACTCGGGCCGCAAGGGCTCCACCCGGCTGATGTGGGAGGGCATGGACGATCCGCTGCCGGACGGCAACTGGGAGACCGTCGGACCGTCACCACTGTCGTACGGCCCCGGGTCGGCCGTGCCGCGCGAGGTCACCCGCGCCGACATGGACCGGATCACCGCCGACTTCGTCGCGGCTGCGCGCCGTGGCGCCGGGGCGGGCTTCGACCTGCTCGAACTGCACTGCGCGCACGGCTACTTGCTGTCCTCCTTCCTCTCCCCGGTCGCCAACCACCGCACCGACGAGTACGGCGGTTCGCTGCAGAACCGGCTCCGGTTCCCCCTGGAGGTGTTCGACGCGGTCCGGGCCGTCTGGCCGGCCGAGCGGCCGATGATCGTGCGCATCTCCGCGACCGACTGGGTGCCGGACGGCAACACCGAGCACGACGCCGTCGGTATCGCCCGTGCCTTCGTCGCCCATGGCGCGGACGCCATCGACGTCTCCTCGGGACAGGTCACCAGGGACGAGGCCCCCGCGTACGGCCGCTCGTACCAGACGCCGTTCGCGGACCGGATCCGCCACGAGGTCACCGCCGCGACCGGCACCGCGGTCATCGCGGTCGGCGCGATCGCCTCCTACGACGACGTGAACTCGATCCTCCTGGCAGGCCGCGCCGACCTGTGCGCCCTCGGCCGCACCCACCTCTACGACCCGCACTGGACGCTGCACGCGGCGGCCGAGCAGGAGTACCGGGGCGCCGCGACCCAGTGGCCGGTCCAGTACGGGGCCGGCAGCCGCAAGCCGCCCACATCGCGCACCGACGCCGTACGCCCCCGCCTCTCGCTGCTGCGCGCCGACGACCCCGCCGGCCAGAACGTCCACCTGCGCTGGACCCCGCCCCGCGAGCCGGCGACGGTCACCTGA
- a CDS encoding NADP-dependent isocitrate dehydrogenase → MTDSTIIYTHTDEAPALATYSFLPVVQAYASQAGVTVETRDISLAGRIIALFPEFLEEGQRIADALSELGDQAKTPEANIIKLPNVSASIPQLKAAVAELQAQGYALPAYPDDPKTDEERDIRARYDKVKGSAVNPVLREGNSDRRAPASVKNYAKAHPHRMGAWTSESKTNVATMGVDDFRSTEKSAVISEAGSLRIELVGDDGSTTVLRESVPVLAGEVVDASVMHVAALREFLTAQIARAKADDVLFSVHLKATMMKVSDPIVFGHVVRAFFPKTFAKYGETLAAAGLTPNDGLGGIYKGLESLPEGDEIKASFDAELADGPALAMVDSDKGITNLHVPSDVIVDASMPAMIRTSGHMWGPDGGEADTLAVLPDSSYSGVYQVVIDDCRANGAFDPSTMGSVPNVGLMAQKAEEYGSHDKTFEVPTTGTVRLVDQAGNVVLQQTVSAGDIFRACQTKDDPIRDWVKLAVTRARATGDPAVFWLDESRAHDAVLIEKVKQYLPEHDTEGLDIRILAPVEATKLSVERIRRGENTISVTGNVLRDYLTDLFPILELGTSAKMLSVVPLMNGGGLFETGAGGSAPKHVQQLVKENYLRWDSLGEFLALASSFEHLAQTTDNARAQVLADTLDRATATFLENDKSPSRRLGGIDNRGSHFYLALYWAQELARQTDDAALAKAFAPLAETLTAQEQTIVDELIAVQGSPADIGGYYQPDPAKAAAVMRPSATLNAALATLA, encoded by the coding sequence GTGACTGACTCGACCATCATCTATACGCACACTGACGAGGCCCCGGCCCTGGCGACCTATTCGTTCTTGCCGGTGGTCCAGGCGTACGCGTCGCAGGCCGGTGTCACTGTGGAAACCCGTGACATCTCGCTGGCCGGACGCATCATCGCCCTCTTCCCCGAGTTCCTTGAGGAGGGCCAGCGCATCGCCGACGCCCTCTCCGAGCTCGGTGACCAGGCCAAGACGCCCGAGGCCAACATCATCAAGCTGCCGAACGTCTCGGCGTCGATCCCGCAGCTGAAGGCCGCGGTCGCCGAGCTTCAGGCGCAGGGCTACGCGCTGCCCGCCTACCCGGACGACCCGAAGACCGACGAGGAGCGCGACATCCGCGCCCGCTACGACAAGGTCAAGGGCAGCGCCGTGAACCCGGTGCTGCGCGAGGGCAACTCCGACCGCCGCGCCCCCGCGTCGGTCAAGAACTACGCCAAGGCCCACCCGCACCGCATGGGCGCCTGGACCTCCGAGTCGAAGACCAACGTCGCGACCATGGGTGTCGACGACTTCCGGTCCACCGAGAAGTCCGCGGTGATCTCCGAGGCCGGCTCCCTGCGCATCGAGCTGGTCGGCGACGACGGCTCCACCACGGTCCTGCGCGAGTCCGTACCCGTCCTGGCGGGCGAGGTCGTCGACGCGTCCGTCATGCACGTCGCCGCGCTGCGCGAGTTCCTCACGGCGCAGATCGCCCGCGCCAAGGCCGACGACGTGCTGTTCTCCGTGCACCTCAAGGCCACGATGATGAAGGTCTCCGACCCGATCGTCTTCGGCCACGTGGTGCGCGCCTTCTTCCCGAAGACGTTCGCGAAGTACGGCGAGACGCTCGCCGCCGCCGGTCTGACCCCGAACGACGGTCTGGGCGGTATCTACAAGGGCCTGGAGTCCCTGCCCGAGGGTGACGAGATCAAGGCGTCCTTCGACGCCGAGCTCGCCGACGGCCCCGCGCTCGCCATGGTCGACTCCGACAAGGGCATCACCAACCTGCACGTCCCGTCCGACGTCATCGTCGACGCCTCCATGCCGGCGATGATCCGCACCTCCGGCCACATGTGGGGCCCGGACGGCGGGGAGGCCGACACTCTCGCGGTCCTCCCGGACAGCAGCTACTCCGGTGTCTATCAGGTCGTCATCGACGACTGCCGCGCCAACGGCGCCTTCGACCCGTCGACGATGGGCTCGGTCCCGAACGTCGGTCTGATGGCGCAGAAGGCCGAGGAGTACGGCAGCCACGACAAGACCTTCGAGGTCCCGACCACCGGCACGGTCCGCCTCGTCGACCAGGCCGGGAACGTCGTCCTGCAGCAGACCGTCTCCGCCGGCGACATCTTCCGCGCCTGCCAGACCAAGGACGACCCGATCAGGGACTGGGTCAAGCTCGCCGTCACCCGCGCCCGCGCGACCGGCGACCCGGCCGTGTTCTGGCTGGACGAGAGCCGCGCCCACGACGCGGTGCTCATCGAGAAGGTGAAGCAGTACCTGCCGGAGCACGACACCGAGGGCCTGGACATCCGGATCCTGGCCCCGGTCGAGGCGACCAAGCTCTCCGTGGAGCGCATCCGCCGCGGCGAGAACACCATCTCGGTCACCGGCAACGTCCTGCGTGACTACCTGACCGACCTGTTCCCGATCCTGGAGCTGGGCACCAGCGCCAAGATGCTCTCGGTCGTCCCGCTGATGAACGGCGGCGGCCTCTTCGAGACGGGCGCCGGCGGCTCCGCGCCGAAGCACGTGCAGCAGCTGGTCAAGGAGAACTACCTGCGCTGGGACAGCCTGGGCGAGTTCCTCGCGCTGGCCTCCAGCTTCGAGCACCTCGCGCAGACCACGGACAACGCGCGTGCCCAGGTCCTCGCGGACACGCTCGACCGCGCGACCGCCACGTTCCTGGAGAACGACAAGTCGCCGAGCCGTCGCCTCGGTGGCATCGACAACCGCGGCAGCCACTTCTACCTCGCCCTCTACTGGGCGCAGGAGCTGGCCAGGCAGACCGACGACGCGGCGCTCGCCAAGGCGTTCGCCCCGCTCGCCGAGACGCTGACCGCGCAGGAGCAGACGATCGTCGACGAACTGATCGCGGTGCAGGGTTCGCCGGCCGACATCGGCGGCTACTACCAGCCCGACCCGGCCAAGGCCGCGGCCGTGATGCGGCCGTCTGCGACGCTGAACGCGGCGCTCGCCACGTTGGCCTGA
- a CDS encoding purine-cytosine permease family protein, which translates to MTDSSGRGSGSRQLQVETHGLDVIGDAERKGTPRTLFWPWFGANVSILGLSYGSFALGFGISFWQALAAGVIGIVFSFLLCGFVAVAGKRGSAPTMVLSRAAYGVRGNRLPSVVSWMLTVGWETVLTALATMATATVLDRLGWGGGTATKVVALIVVGALVVVGGVMGFDLIMRLQTVITVVTGVLTVVYIALVADHIHWSAVSAVPAGSAQEFIGALVFMMTGFGLGWVNASADYSRYLPRDSSGRGVVGWTAFGASVAPLLLLVFGLLLAGSSTTLNTAIAADPIGALTTILPTWFLIPFAAVAVLGLVGGAVLDIYSSGLALLAAGLRVPRYLAALLDGVLMIAGSIYIVFLTDDFLGQFIGFLTTLGVPVAAWCGVMLADLALRRRDYDEADLFRTRGRYGDVEPLPLLLTLAATAIGWGLVTNTAAGWLEWQGYLLGPLGLGGKDGSWAYANLGVLAALALGFLGTLALGRGRVRTQEARPPSRPLDVEVPGA; encoded by the coding sequence ATGACGGACTCCTCCGGCAGAGGATCAGGCAGCCGGCAGCTTCAGGTGGAGACGCACGGGCTCGACGTGATCGGTGATGCCGAGCGCAAGGGCACGCCCCGGACCCTGTTCTGGCCCTGGTTCGGCGCCAATGTGTCCATTCTGGGGCTGAGTTACGGGTCCTTCGCGCTCGGGTTCGGGATCTCGTTCTGGCAGGCGCTGGCCGCCGGGGTGATCGGGATCGTCTTCTCGTTCCTGCTCTGCGGGTTCGTCGCGGTGGCGGGCAAGCGCGGCTCCGCGCCGACGATGGTGCTCAGCCGGGCGGCCTACGGCGTACGGGGCAACCGGCTGCCGTCGGTCGTGTCCTGGATGCTCACCGTCGGCTGGGAGACCGTGCTCACGGCCCTGGCGACGATGGCCACCGCGACCGTCCTGGACCGGCTCGGCTGGGGCGGCGGTACCGCGACCAAGGTGGTCGCCCTGATCGTCGTCGGGGCGCTGGTCGTGGTCGGCGGAGTGATGGGCTTCGACCTGATCATGCGGCTGCAGACGGTGATCACGGTCGTCACCGGCGTCCTGACCGTTGTCTACATCGCACTCGTCGCCGACCACATCCACTGGTCGGCCGTCAGCGCCGTACCCGCCGGCTCCGCCCAGGAGTTCATCGGCGCGCTGGTCTTCATGATGACCGGCTTCGGACTCGGCTGGGTCAACGCCTCCGCGGACTACTCGCGCTACCTGCCGCGCGACTCCTCCGGCCGGGGCGTGGTCGGCTGGACCGCCTTCGGAGCCTCGGTGGCACCTCTGCTCCTGCTGGTCTTCGGCCTGCTGCTCGCCGGATCGTCCACCACGCTCAACACGGCCATCGCGGCCGACCCGATCGGCGCGCTGACCACGATCCTGCCCACCTGGTTCCTTATCCCCTTCGCCGCCGTGGCCGTACTCGGTCTCGTGGGCGGCGCGGTCCTCGACATCTACTCCTCCGGACTCGCCCTGCTCGCGGCGGGGCTGAGGGTGCCGCGCTATCTGGCGGCCCTGCTGGACGGCGTCCTGATGATCGCGGGCTCGATCTACATCGTCTTCCTCACGGACGACTTCCTGGGCCAGTTCATCGGCTTCCTCACCACACTCGGTGTGCCCGTCGCCGCCTGGTGCGGCGTGATGCTCGCCGACCTCGCGCTGCGGCGCCGCGACTACGACGAGGCGGACCTGTTCCGCACCCGAGGCCGCTACGGCGACGTCGAACCGCTCCCGCTGCTACTGACCCTCGCGGCCACCGCGATCGGCTGGGGCCTCGTCACCAACACTGCCGCCGGCTGGCTGGAGTGGCAGGGCTATCTGCTCGGTCCCCTGGGGCTCGGCGGCAAGGACGGCTCCTGGGCCTACGCCAACCTCGGCGTACTCGCCGCGCTCGCCCTCGGCTTCCTCGGCACCCTCGCACTCGGCCGCGGCCGGGTCCGTACGCAGGAGGCGCGGCCCCCGAGCCGACCGCTGGACGTGGAGGTGCCGGGCGCATGA
- a CDS encoding cysteine hydrolase family protein, with protein sequence MSRPGPEGLLAVIDMQRVFAEPDSPWAAPRFTEAADGVRRLLPAFAEHVTFTRFLAPEKPAGAWRAYYERWPFALRPPHDRLWELVDELAPHARHLVDAPTFGKWTPELAERVGPEGRLVLAGVSTDCCVLSTALAAADAGAEVWVAADACAGADDASHVKALQIMDLYRPLIRVVTVAEVLDRVA encoded by the coding sequence ATGAGCCGACCGGGACCCGAAGGCCTGCTGGCCGTCATCGACATGCAGCGCGTCTTCGCCGAGCCGGACAGCCCCTGGGCCGCGCCCCGCTTCACCGAGGCAGCGGACGGGGTACGACGCCTGCTGCCGGCCTTCGCGGAACACGTCACCTTCACCCGGTTCCTGGCACCCGAGAAGCCCGCGGGCGCCTGGCGGGCGTACTACGAGCGGTGGCCCTTCGCGCTGCGGCCGCCACACGACCGTCTCTGGGAGCTGGTGGACGAACTGGCGCCCCACGCCCGGCACTTGGTGGACGCCCCGACCTTCGGAAAATGGACTCCGGAACTCGCCGAGCGGGTCGGTCCCGAGGGCCGTCTGGTGCTCGCAGGAGTCAGTACGGACTGCTGTGTGCTCTCCACCGCGCTGGCCGCCGCCGACGCCGGAGCCGAGGTGTGGGTGGCGGCCGACGCCTGCGCGGGCGCGGACGACGCATCGCACGTCAAGGCCCTGCAGATCATGGACCTGTACCGGCCGCTGATCCGGGTCGTCACCGTGGCCGAGGTGCTCGACCGGGTCGCGTGA